DNA sequence from the Anaerolineae bacterium genome:
TGTTCTAATTCCATTGTAGCAGAACCTTTGATCTGTGTCAAGCTGTCGTCATCTGTGATCATCCGCTGACAATATGGTGATTTCTTAGGATTGGATCACTTCGTTGACAGAGCGGCGCGGAAACCACCGTCACCTGCGCCAACGTGGACCAGGACAACGCCGCCAACGAATTCGAAGAGGGCAATAACGAAGCCTAGCGAGATGTCTCCGCAGGTCTGGCCAGCCCTGCATCCTGGACATCTGACTCGATTTGCCGTTTTGGGGAGGGAAAGATTTTGGCTCTATTTGCCGCCCATCATATGGAATTGCTAGGGAAGGCTTTGGAGGAGCGGAGAAGTATGTGCCTTCGCAAAATGAGCTTGATAGTCTTATATGAACGGCTGCCCAAACCGCTCACGATGAGCGATCTCGGACAGCGGCTTGCGCTGTTTCCGGCCTCGGCCAACAGCCTGAGCCGGATATCCGAAAGAGACAATAGCCAACACGTCTAGGTGGTCCGGGATGCTCAGGAGCGCCTTGACCTCAGCCATGTTCAGAAAGCCCACCCAATTTGAGCCAACCCCTTCCGACCACGCCGTCAGGATCATAGACTGGATCGCGCGGCTGCCATCGGATACTGCGAACCTCGTCTTCTCAACCGCCACGACGATCGCCAGAGGTGCCTGTGCAACATATGGCCCGGTTCGCGCAAGCGCGCCGAGCTGCCGCAGCGTCTCCCGATCCTCGATCACAATGAAATGCCAAGGCTGGCGATTCATGGCGCTTCCCGTGAGTCGTCCGGCCTCGAGGATTCGCCGGATCACCTCCGGCGGCACTGGGGTTTCCCGGTAAGCACGTACAGCGAGCACCGTACGTACGGCGTCAAAGACCTCCATCGCCCCACCTCCTACTCAATCAGCTCGATCTCGTAATCTACGACTTCCAAATCCATACGCCACGACTCGACGGCACGTGCCACTTCTGTCAACAGCCCGTGGACATACTCTGTGCTGGAAGAGACACATGCCACCCCCAGCACAGCGCGCTGCCATGCATCCTGCGCTTCGATCTCGGAGACAGAGACATTAAACTCGTGGCGAAGCCGAGAGATCAGCGGCTTGAGCACATGGCGTTTGCCCTTCAGCGAGCCATTACCTGGTAAGCGCAGTTCTAATGTGAGCAGACCGACAACCATAGGCATCTACCCGGGTTCCAGATACAACGAAAACTGGCCTACAAGTGAAACGCGACAGAGCCGGTCAAGGCATTTCAGATGCTCACTGGGATTCCTACTTTCCACCGGCCGACTTCCCCACGCGGCTGATCCATTCGGGATGTGCGTACCTCTGCGCGCGCAACCTAGCGGCGATCTCCCGCTCAACTGAAGAGAGGCTCCCTGGCTTTAGGTGCAAGTTCAACGCCTGTGCAAATCCCTCAGCCATCGCTTGCGCCGCCTCGGCAAAGGAAACCGAACGACCTAGGGCCAGTTCTACGGTGAGGGCGCGCTCGCGCAGGGCTTCCCGCAGCCTAGCCCGCGTCGACTCATCAGGCAGGGCCAGACAATCCACCACCCGCGTGAGATCGCCCCACAACGGTAGTGTGCCATGCTGCAACACCACGCGTCCAGTCCGATATTGGGCGCTTCCCATCAGCTTATGGCCACTCACACAGATTTCATAAGCAGATGGCACCTCAAAGCAGGCGGCTGAAGCGTTTGGCCCTATCCGGTTCGTACCAGGAGCCTCATCTGCGGGAATACCTAGCAGCCGCAGGCCGGCTACCAGCCCCAGGCTCAGCCGATGATACGCGTCCATGACGCCACCAGCCACCCGCGGATCATCGTCGGGCGCTGCTACCGAATAGGTGAGCTCGTCTGTATGCAAGATAGCGCGGCCGCCAGTCGGACGGCGAACGACGTCATAGCCTCGCGCCGCACACATGTCGAGGTCAATGTCTGATAGCCTCTGATGACGTCCCAGCGACACGCAGGGTGGCTCCCACATGTAGAATCGCAGCGTG
Encoded proteins:
- a CDS encoding nitroreductase family protein, coding for MEVFDAVRTVLAVRAYRETPVPPEVIRRILEAGRLTGSAMNRQPWHFIVIEDRETLRQLGALARTGPYVAQAPLAIVVAVEKTRFAVSDGSRAIQSMILTAWSEGVGSNWVGFLNMAEVKALLSIPDHLDVLAIVSFGYPAQAVGRGRKQRKPLSEIAHRERFGQPFI
- a CDS encoding DUF503 domain-containing protein, which gives rise to MPMVVGLLTLELRLPGNGSLKGKRHVLKPLISRLRHEFNVSVSEIEAQDAWQRAVLGVACVSSSTEYVHGLLTEVARAVESWRMDLEVVDYEIELIE
- a CDS encoding lipoate--protein ligase family protein, whose protein sequence is MRLSFRIIVPSLAEAYDHDHILQCRTGAGKRRISGGLSPTLPRYLDDIPGVLVLTDRGAMFILRSRMDGETFPRTTWRLIVDGAADGPTNMAIDEAIAQAVAQGIAPPTLRFYMWEPPCVSLGRHQRLSDIDLDMCAARGYDVVRRPTGGRAILHTDELTYSVAAPDDDPRVAGGVMDAYHRLSLGLVAGLRLLGIPADEAPGTNRIGPNASAACFEVPSAYEICVSGHKLMGSAQYRTGRVVLQHGTLPLWGDLTRVVDCLALPDESTRARLREALRERALTVELALGRSVSFAEAAQAMAEGFAQALNLHLKPGSLSSVEREIAARLRAQRYAHPEWISRVGKSAGGK